From the Brachyspira intermedia PWS/A genome, the window TGGGTTTGTATCAAGTGTAATTCCAGCATATAAAATTACATCTGTTTCTGTTATAGTTTTAGCAACTTCAGCTTTCATACCAACTTTTAATTCTTCAAATTTCATAATTATTCTCCTAAAAAATATTTTCATAAATAATAAATAGAGATTTTATAAAGTTTCGGCAAAATGTCTTTATCAGATATCTTGCCGAAAAATATTTCAATTTTTTATTTTTTATATCATACAACTCCAAAGCTAGCAAGTACGATACAAATAGCAACTGTTATTACAGGAATTATAGCAGTACACATAGCAATATCACCATAAGATTCTCTGTGAGTCATACCAGTAACTGCAAGAACTGTGATAACGGCACCATTGTGAGGCATAGTATCCAAACCACCACAAGCCATAGAAGCTATTCTGTGTAAAACTTGAGGGTCTATGTTAGCAGCTAAAGCATCTCTTAAATATGTATCAGCAAGAGCTTCAAGAGCTATACTTAATCCGCCTGATGCAGAACCTGTTATACCAGCAAGTGCTGATACAGAAACTGCTTCTGATACAAGAGGGTTAGAAGAAAGACCTAATAAAGCACCTTTTACAACAGCAAATGCTGCCATAGAAGCAATAACGTTTCCGTAACCAACCTCAGAAGCTGTGTTCATTACAGCAAGGAATGATCCTGATACACCATCAGTAAGAGTTTTAGTAACATTATCCATTCTCTTTAAGTTAACAAGTATTGCTACTATTATAGAAATAACTAATGCAACGATTAAGCTCCAGTTTCCTACAACTTTACCAGCACTAGTTCCGTAACTTTCAAGATAAGAAAGGTCTAAACTAGGGAATACAAATTTAGAAGTGATAAGTCCTACAACCAATACCAACAATATAGGAAGTATAGCAATTCCGAATGGAGGTACTTTTTTTTCTTCATTAGTTACAGTTGGTTCATTTTGATGTACTCCATATCCTTCACCTTTAGCCATAGCTTTTTTTGCTCTTCTTTGAAGCCATAAAATTCCGCTTGCTCCCATTATTATAGAACCTATTATACCAAGTATTGGAGCTGCATAAGCGTCAGTTCCAAAATACTGCATAGGAATAGCATTTTGGATTTGAGGAGTTCCAGGTAAAGCTGTCATTGTGAAAGTGAAAGCTCCGCAAGCAATTGCGCCTGGGATGAATCTTTTAGGGATTCCTGCTTCTCTAAATAAAGCTGCTGCTACAGGATAAATAGCGAAAGATACAACGAATAAAGATACACCACCATAAGTAAGTACAGCACATGCAAGAACTATAGCAAGTATAGCTTTTTCTTTACCGAATTTTTCACAAATAAAATATGAAATACTTTTTGCTGAACCTGTATCATCCATTACTTTACCAAATATAGCACCAAGTAAGAAAATAGGGAAATAACTTCTTACATATCCAGCTAAGCTACT encodes:
- a CDS encoding GntP family permease, which translates into the protein MAFGTIGIILSLILLMYLAYRGFSVLIIAPILACFAAIMSGIDSGSIHILATYTETFMSSLAGYVRSYFPIFLLGAIFGKVMDDTGSAKSISYFICEKFGKEKAILAIVLACAVLTYGGVSLFVVSFAIYPVAAALFREAGIPKRFIPGAIACGAFTFTMTALPGTPQIQNAIPMQYFGTDAYAAPILGIIGSIIMGASGILWLQRRAKKAMAKGEGYGVHQNEPTVTNEEKKVPPFGIAILPILLVLVVGLITSKFVFPSLDLSYLESYGTSAGKVVGNWSLIVALVISIIVAILVNLKRMDNVTKTLTDGVSGSFLAVMNTASEVGYGNVIASMAAFAVVKGALLGLSSNPLVSEAVSVSALAGITGSASGGLSIALEALADTYLRDALAANIDPQVLHRIASMACGGLDTMPHNGAVITVLAVTGMTHRESYGDIAMCTAIIPVITVAICIVLASFGVV